One Halarcobacter ebronensis genomic window carries:
- a CDS encoding SEL1-like repeat protein encodes MQRIKTVFILLILINIISANEIKKENYPILQCNKDTYTTQDLDTYNQLIKDGEIQGYNCIGLYYMRAKDYDKAEEYFNKGKDKGSIESYAQLGSLYSSFLNDKEKAIEYYTIAANKGHGKAAHNLGVIYDKRFNFKEAIKWYEKSFEKGDTFSLLAIGHIYRKQKNFDEAIKIFKKAGELGESEAYHSLAIIYRREQSIKNLIKSKEYYLKAIEIGNIDSVWGLGTLYEEDLKDYPNAIVWYKKGFELGSKESVTRLGLIYAEKFKDYKKAIKWYKKGFEELGCIECGSDIGYTYQIDLKDYENAIKWYTKAYSLGSGKAANNLAYIYNYVYKDKDTAISWYKKAAKLGYQKSINKLKELGVPYE; translated from the coding sequence TTGCAAAGAATAAAAACAGTATTTATACTATTAATTTTAATAAATATAATAAGTGCGAATGAGATAAAAAAAGAGAATTATCCTATTTTACAATGTAATAAAGATACTTATACTACACAAGATTTAGACACATATAACCAACTAATAAAAGATGGTGAAATCCAAGGCTATAACTGTATAGGTCTTTATTATATGAGGGCAAAAGATTATGATAAAGCAGAAGAGTATTTTAATAAAGGAAAAGATAAAGGAAGTATTGAATCTTATGCTCAACTTGGTAGCTTATATTCTAGTTTTTTAAATGATAAAGAAAAAGCTATTGAATACTATACGATAGCTGCAAATAAAGGTCATGGTAAAGCTGCTCATAATCTAGGTGTAATATATGATAAAAGATTTAATTTTAAAGAAGCGATAAAATGGTATGAAAAATCTTTTGAAAAAGGGGATACTTTCTCTTTGCTTGCAATTGGACATATCTATAGAAAGCAAAAAAACTTTGATGAAGCTATTAAGATTTTTAAGAAAGCTGGTGAGTTGGGAGAAAGTGAAGCTTATCATAGTTTAGCAATAATTTATAGAAGAGAACAAAGTATTAAGAATCTAATAAAGTCAAAAGAATATTATTTAAAAGCAATAGAAATTGGAAATATTGATTCTGTTTGGGGACTTGGAACTTTGTATGAAGAAGATTTAAAAGATTATCCCAATGCAATAGTTTGGTATAAAAAAGGTTTTGAACTAGGGAGTAAGGAGTCTGTAACAAGGTTAGGTCTAATTTATGCAGAAAAGTTTAAAGATTATAAAAAAGCTATTAAATGGTATAAAAAAGGTTTCGAAGAACTTGGTTGTATTGAATGTGGTTCTGATATAGGATATACATATCAAATAGATTTGAAAGATTATGAAAATGCAATTAAATGGTATACAAAAGCCTATTCTTTAGGAAGTGGAAAAGCTGCTAATAATTTAGCTTATATTTATAATTACGTATATAAAGATAAAGATACTGCAATATCTTGGTATAAAAAAGCTGCAAAGCTTGGATATCAAAAATCAATAAATAAGTTAAAAGAGTTAGGAGTACCTTATGAGTAA
- a CDS encoding type VI secretion system Vgr family protein: MSEKLKEREERIEESIALKELRREVRQDISCRLNLLNYKNNDTVGVYDGNYSVYKLKGNSSVNNPYMFNLVFVSDEFINVEDIVDTDVELKLTDEVNPLIKKTIYGKVFKAKEDSVVSRKYLYEIQIVSPLYYLGLNNRYEIFHEKKVSDIISEIINRYAQILNLKIDVKLDLIKAPIREYVTQYNQSDLKFIQMLCEEEGYSLIIDYSSNNPYTITICELNEHATVKTYSSTCSFNHSKKFVASYRIEDFYDKDKPSLEYKISNGSTMSSSVEDNESTRQLRVDIKKQNLRDKLNLLDESLFKDLTRYNKIESQREYVKSNEIDGTSQELNIQDSLCIALEDEKANKKIDSIILEVKYEGFFPNALDEYKQSINDIVKHQLQYEISFKAIPKDIIYKPPYTITKPRIPGILTARVSNGESNTKDFVNTIDVDEQGRIKVLFHFETNQTSSCYLRLSNFYSGTNFGSQFLPRVNSEVIVSFINGDPDLPIIIGTLHNGENKNPYNLPKEKTKSFIKTYSIPQYEDKEGYNEIAFEDKRGDENLSLRAQKDMNTLVLNDEFKHIQNNSKTIIDNDKEETVEANSTLTVNKDYTQNIKENQINTVEKEKITTVQEDYEIFANKDLNTIVKNDMKTIIENDMITRIKGTSIEYVEKDVKKKYLENLFTQVGKDFRLDVQNNYHLKSNNIKLNAEIIELIGETGVTLRCGGNVLTVNQGGIHLKSSNIDTTSSNGGVNAQDVSKPLIKKPLYEKIRVISLDVDIAKQADITDVLTFTARVEKYQNDAWAETTDLNETQLSQLQWYFIKNNNESDRDIITDNPTDDNITINGLTMTVNVQEDNIYKWGHGHCYVVNSEKEGYTKSELKRYLEVDDIRGSYPSNEEGKCEAILNIKEPREDELAQIRWTVEGREESKYNGKKEITHNLKEEKVHEINFTAYIDGKPEDAARGRLYYDENKEQEVKNNTK, encoded by the coding sequence ATGTCAGAGAAACTAAAAGAGAGAGAAGAGAGAATAGAAGAGAGCATAGCATTAAAAGAGTTAAGAAGAGAAGTAAGACAAGATATAAGCTGTAGATTAAATCTGCTAAATTATAAGAATAATGATACAGTAGGTGTGTATGATGGTAATTATAGTGTCTATAAATTAAAAGGGAATAGTAGTGTAAATAATCCATATATGTTTAACCTAGTGTTTGTAAGTGATGAATTTATAAATGTAGAAGATATAGTAGATACAGATGTAGAACTAAAACTAACAGATGAAGTAAATCCTTTAATAAAAAAAACAATCTATGGGAAAGTCTTTAAAGCTAAAGAAGATAGTGTAGTATCAAGGAAATACCTCTACGAAATACAAATAGTAAGCCCCCTTTATTATCTAGGATTAAATAATAGATATGAGATATTTCATGAGAAAAAAGTAAGTGATATAATAAGTGAAATCATAAATAGATATGCACAAATATTAAATCTAAAAATAGATGTAAAATTAGATTTGATAAAAGCACCAATAAGAGAGTATGTAACCCAATATAACCAAAGTGATTTAAAATTTATACAAATGCTTTGTGAAGAGGAGGGATATAGCTTAATAATAGATTACTCTTCAAATAACCCATATACAATAACTATCTGTGAATTAAATGAACATGCAACAGTAAAAACCTATTCTTCAACTTGTAGCTTTAATCATAGTAAAAAATTTGTAGCTTCTTATAGAATAGAAGATTTCTATGATAAAGATAAACCCTCTTTAGAATATAAAATATCAAATGGCTCAACAATGAGCTCTAGTGTAGAAGATAATGAAAGCACAAGACAATTAAGAGTAGATATAAAAAAACAGAACCTAAGAGATAAACTAAACTTGTTAGATGAATCACTCTTTAAAGATCTTACAAGATACAATAAAATAGAGTCTCAAAGAGAATATGTAAAATCAAATGAGATAGATGGAACTTCCCAAGAGCTTAATATACAAGATTCTTTGTGTATAGCCCTAGAAGATGAGAAAGCAAATAAAAAGATAGACTCAATAATATTAGAAGTAAAATATGAAGGGTTTTTTCCAAATGCCTTGGATGAATATAAACAGAGTATAAATGATATAGTAAAACATCAACTTCAATATGAGATAAGCTTTAAAGCAATACCAAAAGATATAATATATAAACCACCATATACAATAACTAAACCAAGAATTCCAGGAATTCTAACAGCAAGAGTGTCAAATGGAGAATCAAATACAAAAGATTTCGTAAATACAATAGATGTAGATGAACAAGGAAGAATAAAAGTACTGTTCCACTTTGAGACAAATCAAACCTCTTCTTGTTACCTAAGATTGTCAAACTTTTACTCAGGAACAAACTTTGGATCTCAGTTTTTGCCAAGGGTAAACTCAGAAGTGATAGTAAGTTTTATAAATGGAGACCCAGATCTGCCAATCATAATAGGAACCTTGCATAATGGAGAGAATAAAAATCCCTATAATCTGCCAAAAGAGAAAACAAAGAGCTTTATAAAGACATATTCTATTCCACAATATGAAGATAAAGAAGGATATAACGAAATAGCCTTTGAAGATAAAAGGGGAGATGAGAATCTATCTTTACGAGCACAAAAGGATATGAATACCTTAGTATTAAATGATGAATTCAAACATATACAGAATAACTCTAAGACTATTATTGATAATGATAAAGAGGAGACAGTAGAAGCTAATTCTACATTAACAGTAAATAAAGATTATACCCAGAATATAAAAGAGAATCAGATAAATACAGTAGAGAAAGAGAAGATTACAACTGTTCAAGAGGATTATGAGATATTTGCAAATAAAGACTTAAACACAATTGTGAAAAATGATATGAAAACTATTATTGAAAATGACATGATAACAAGGATAAAAGGAACTTCAATAGAGTATGTGGAAAAAGATGTAAAAAAGAAGTATCTTGAAAATCTTTTTACCCAAGTTGGAAAAGATTTTAGACTTGATGTACAAAACAATTATCACCTTAAAAGCAACAATATAAAACTAAATGCAGAGATTATTGAACTAATAGGAGAAACAGGAGTAACCCTTAGATGTGGAGGAAATGTATTGACTGTAAATCAAGGTGGAATACACTTAAAATCTTCAAATATAGATACAACTTCAAGTAATGGTGGCGTTAATGCGCAAGATGTATCTAAACCACTAATTAAAAAACCTTTATATGAAAAAATAAGAGTTATATCATTAGATGTAGATATAGCAAAACAAGCAGATATAACTGATGTTTTAACTTTTACAGCAAGAGTAGAAAAATATCAAAATGATGCTTGGGCTGAAACAACAGATTTAAATGAAACACAACTTTCTCAACTGCAATGGTACTTTATAAAAAACAATAATGAAAGTGATAGGGATATTATCACAGATAATCCAACAGATGATAATATAACAATAAATGGTCTAACTATGACAGTAAATGTGCAAGAAGATAACATCTATAAATGGGGACATGGTCATTGTTATGTAGTAAATAGTGAAAAGGAAGGTTACACAAAAAGTGAGCTAAAAAGATATCTTGAAGTTGATGATATAAGAGGCTCTTATCCTTCAAATGAAGAGGGAAAATGTGAAGCAATACTAAATATTAAAGAACCAAGAGAAGATGAGTTAGCTCAGATTAGATGGACAGTTGAGGGAAGAGAAGAATCTAAATACAATGGTAAAAAAGAGATAACTCATAATCTAAAAGAAGAAAAAGTGCATGAGATAAACTTTACAGCTTATATTGATGGGAAACCTGAAGATGCTGCAAGAGGTAGATTATATTATGATGAGAATAAAGAACAAGAAGTTAAAAATAATACTAAATAA
- a CDS encoding type VI secretion system Vgr family protein translates to MSEKLKEREERIEESIALKELRREVRQDISCRLNLLNYKNNDTVGVYDGNYSVYKLKGNSSVNNPYMFNLVFVSDEFINVEDIVDTDVELKLTDEVNPLIKKTIYGKVFKAKEDSVVSRKYLYEIQIVSPLYYLGLNNRYEIFHEKKVSDIISEIINRYAQILNLKIDVKLDLIKAPIREYVTQYNQSDLKFIQMLCEEEGYSLIIDYSSNNPYTITICELNEHATVKTYSSTCSFNHSKKFVASYRIEDFYDKDKPSLEYKISNGSTMSSSVEDNESTRQLRVDIKKQNLRDKLNLLDESLFKDLTRYNKIESQREYVKSNEIDGTSQELNIQDSLCIALEDEKANKKIDSIILEVKYEGFFPNALDEYKQSINDIVKHQLQYEISFKAIPKDIIYKPPYTITKPRIPGILTARVSNGESNTKDFVNTIDVDEQGRIKVLFHFETNQTSSCYLRLSNFYSGTNFGSQFLPRVNSEVIVSFINGDPDLPIIIGTLHNGENKNPYNLPKEKTKSFIKTYSIPQYEDKEGYNEIAFEDKRGDENLSLRAQKDMNTLVLNDEFKHIQNNSKTIIDNDKEETVEANSTLTVNKDYTQNIKENQINTVEKEKITTVKEDYEIFANKDLNTIVKRDKKTYIEENLSLSIRNILLKYIEKDVSDKYLENLFIQVANEMGVDISNSFHLDTTNALFEGINEITLEASSGISLRCGGNVATVDSSGIFFHTSNYVKNSPNNGVEGAEVVVEGDIINPRITNHYSTAISKQLEQILYMQADTTLKNGRSVKVTIQGLDKNDEVIAQETKTTTVNKNKIIQEFDTKQLKKAHNLEEDDIVKYTGEFSV, encoded by the coding sequence ATGTCAGAGAAACTAAAAGAGAGAGAAGAGAGAATAGAAGAGAGCATAGCATTAAAAGAGTTAAGAAGAGAAGTAAGACAAGATATAAGCTGTAGATTAAATCTGCTAAATTATAAGAATAATGATACAGTAGGTGTGTATGATGGTAATTATAGTGTCTATAAATTAAAAGGGAATAGTAGTGTAAATAATCCATATATGTTTAACCTAGTGTTTGTAAGTGATGAATTTATAAATGTAGAAGATATAGTAGATACAGATGTAGAACTAAAACTAACAGATGAAGTAAATCCTTTAATAAAAAAAACAATCTATGGGAAAGTCTTTAAAGCTAAAGAAGATAGTGTAGTATCAAGGAAATACCTCTACGAAATACAAATAGTAAGCCCCCTTTATTATCTAGGATTAAATAATAGATATGAGATATTTCATGAGAAAAAAGTAAGTGATATAATAAGTGAAATCATAAATAGATATGCACAAATATTAAATCTAAAAATAGATGTAAAATTAGATTTGATAAAAGCACCAATAAGAGAGTATGTAACCCAATATAACCAAAGTGATTTAAAATTTATACAAATGCTTTGTGAAGAGGAGGGATATAGCTTAATAATAGATTACTCTTCAAATAACCCATATACAATAACTATCTGTGAATTAAATGAACATGCAACAGTAAAAACCTATTCTTCAACTTGTAGCTTTAATCATAGTAAAAAATTTGTAGCTTCTTATAGAATAGAAGATTTCTATGATAAAGATAAACCCTCTTTAGAATATAAAATATCAAATGGCTCAACAATGAGCTCTAGTGTAGAAGATAATGAAAGCACAAGACAATTAAGAGTAGATATAAAAAAACAGAACCTAAGAGATAAACTAAACTTGTTAGATGAATCACTCTTTAAAGATCTTACAAGATACAATAAAATAGAGTCTCAAAGAGAATATGTAAAATCAAATGAGATAGATGGAACTTCCCAAGAGCTTAATATACAAGATTCTTTGTGTATAGCCCTAGAAGATGAGAAAGCAAATAAAAAGATAGACTCAATAATATTAGAAGTAAAATATGAAGGGTTTTTTCCAAATGCCTTGGATGAATATAAACAGAGTATAAATGATATAGTAAAACATCAACTTCAATATGAGATAAGCTTTAAAGCAATACCAAAAGATATAATATATAAACCACCATATACAATAACTAAACCAAGAATTCCAGGAATTCTAACAGCAAGAGTGTCAAATGGAGAATCAAATACAAAAGATTTCGTAAATACAATAGATGTAGATGAACAAGGAAGAATAAAAGTACTGTTCCACTTTGAGACAAATCAAACCTCTTCTTGTTACCTAAGATTGTCAAACTTTTACTCAGGAACAAACTTTGGATCTCAGTTTTTGCCAAGGGTAAACTCAGAAGTGATAGTAAGTTTTATAAATGGAGACCCAGATCTGCCAATCATAATAGGAACCTTGCATAATGGAGAGAATAAAAATCCCTATAATCTGCCAAAAGAGAAAACAAAGAGCTTTATAAAGACATATTCTATTCCACAATATGAAGATAAAGAAGGATATAACGAAATAGCCTTTGAAGATAAAAGGGGAGATGAGAATCTATCTTTACGAGCACAAAAGGATATGAATACCTTAGTATTAAATGATGAATTCAAACATATACAGAATAACTCTAAGACTATTATTGATAATGATAAAGAGGAGACAGTAGAAGCTAATTCTACATTAACAGTAAATAAAGATTATACCCAGAATATAAAAGAGAATCAGATAAATACAGTAGAGAAAGAGAAGATTACAACTGTAAAAGAGGATTATGAGATATTTGCAAATAAAGACTTAAATACAATAGTAAAAAGAGATAAAAAAACATATATAGAAGAAAACTTATCTTTATCAATACGAAATATACTTTTAAAATATATTGAAAAAGATGTAAGTGATAAATACCTAGAAAACCTTTTTATCCAAGTAGCAAATGAGATGGGAGTAGATATAAGTAATAGTTTTCATCTAGATACTACAAATGCCCTTTTTGAAGGGATAAATGAGATAACCCTAGAAGCTAGTTCAGGAATAAGTTTAAGATGTGGAGGAAATGTAGCTACTGTGGATAGTTCAGGGATATTTTTTCATACTTCAAATTATGTTAAGAATTCTCCTAATAATGGTGTTGAAGGTGCAGAGGTAGTGGTTGAAGGTGATATTATCAATCCAAGGATTACAAATCACTATTCAACTGCTATTTCAAAACAGCTTGAGCAAATACTGTATATGCAAGCAGATACAACTCTCAAAAATGGTAGAAGTGTAAAAGTAACTATTCAAGGTCTTGATAAAAATGATGAAGTGATAGCTCAAGAAACTAAAACAACCACAGTCAATAAAAATAAAATAATTCAAGAGTTTGATACAAAACAATTAAAAAAAGCTCATAATCTTGAAGAGGATGATATAGTAAAATATACAGGAGAATTCAGTGTCTAA
- a CDS encoding T6SS phospholipase effector Tle1-like catalytic domain-containing protein: MSNDITIGRAYFKENDGLHLNEYCSRVDEGALKEDRKVRIAYMIISNLESKDLIADKKDKEKILKKVKENYQKYLIRAVKQESIKDGKSLTFNQLKDRGEQEVDKKLVFLSTISLFSTKSYGTVLKADEYANAYNKKLEEDLKEKKEDISTTSLVFTFDSSQRLLSYEKDKQDGLEDDEQAYIIISMPYVYNLVKGSNKQELELTYYEDRVIASFMPELIVEYGVFFDGTNNNIYNIDFYRNFNEFLKKPVKYIQDNKSNIDELGARGKPDDQHKKIEEYILSTPNPKISNEVIILLLSQMDKAEKPIRYFDDKSNLSLDEKDILKSTKANHAKKVFDFLVDIKDSSKKIEEKDIANFVREKILVDDDEGSSYVNGESNISRLYKVYDADDVKNSIDVAATTRFKLYESGSGTYNPFVEKDYEGDSVWGLGLAIGETGIKAHIIYSCIKIIEQLQAASIKRIDELVFDVFGFSRGAATARHFVCSILKEADIIKPSRREYTISMKGDKDIFYPFFGENGYVNIAEKLFFNPFRTDVKEGQLGKKRVSNPYYKKEKIRIDSISFRFVGLYDTVSHYGLTQDDDSKDLNLDFYKDGNDKKVGQVVHLMADDEYRFNFDAYSIFPTINKSFRKQDKKLCKGGYKFEEYYIPGAHADIGGGYNISNETIFIAKQLSKSSEIPTELKSKIIAWNKKYSWLNSDNFTISTINRKKDFENLEKDGFYYISRFLPNSSQYIIYVYMHKAKVSNKYEYVALRLMHNRAIYQDVTEKLVDKKDINPFERVPLGDLSSYRFSDSDTLIEASTALEENKELKIYKKDLYQKLKDDYLHHSSKNDSFVNRASNEEKENSDFYGRRVIYTASGSKFTRV, translated from the coding sequence ATGAGTAATGATATTACAATAGGAAGAGCCTACTTTAAAGAAAATGATGGATTACATCTAAATGAGTATTGTTCCAGAGTGGATGAGGGTGCATTAAAAGAGGATAGAAAAGTTAGAATTGCTTATATGATAATTTCTAATTTAGAATCAAAAGATTTAATTGCAGATAAAAAAGATAAAGAAAAAATTTTAAAAAAAGTAAAAGAGAATTATCAAAAATATCTAATAAGAGCAGTAAAACAAGAGAGTATAAAAGATGGTAAAAGTCTAACTTTTAATCAACTAAAAGATAGAGGTGAACAGGAAGTAGATAAAAAATTAGTTTTTTTATCTACGATATCCCTGTTTTCAACAAAATCTTATGGCACAGTATTAAAAGCTGATGAATATGCAAATGCCTATAATAAAAAGTTAGAAGAAGATTTAAAAGAGAAAAAAGAGGATATTAGTACCACCTCTTTAGTATTTACTTTTGATAGCTCACAAAGATTACTATCATATGAAAAAGATAAACAAGATGGATTAGAAGATGATGAACAAGCTTATATTATAATCTCTATGCCTTATGTTTATAATTTAGTTAAGGGTTCAAATAAACAAGAATTAGAACTTACATATTATGAAGATAGAGTAATAGCTTCTTTTATGCCAGAGCTTATAGTAGAGTATGGAGTTTTTTTTGATGGTACAAATAATAATATCTATAATATTGATTTTTATAGAAATTTTAATGAGTTTTTAAAAAAACCTGTCAAATATATACAAGATAATAAATCTAATATTGATGAACTTGGTGCAAGGGGAAAACCAGATGATCAACATAAAAAAATTGAAGAATATATTCTTTCAACTCCTAACCCAAAGATTTCAAATGAGGTAATTATTTTACTTCTTTCTCAAATGGATAAAGCAGAGAAACCTATAAGATATTTTGATGATAAATCCAATCTATCTTTAGATGAAAAAGATATTCTAAAAAGTACAAAAGCAAATCATGCAAAAAAGGTTTTTGATTTCTTAGTTGATATAAAAGACTCTTCTAAAAAAATAGAAGAAAAAGATATTGCTAATTTTGTAAGAGAAAAAATACTTGTAGATGATGATGAAGGAAGTAGTTATGTAAATGGAGAATCAAATATCTCTCGACTTTATAAAGTCTATGATGCAGATGATGTAAAAAATAGTATTGATGTGGCTGCAACAACTAGATTTAAACTGTATGAAAGTGGCTCAGGTACTTATAATCCTTTTGTAGAAAAAGATTATGAAGGAGACTCTGTATGGGGCTTAGGCTTAGCTATTGGAGAGACAGGGATAAAAGCTCATATTATTTATAGTTGTATAAAAATTATAGAACAGCTTCAAGCAGCTTCAATAAAACGGATAGATGAACTAGTTTTTGATGTATTTGGTTTTAGTAGAGGAGCTGCTACAGCAAGACATTTTGTATGCTCTATTTTAAAAGAGGCTGATATTATCAAACCTTCAAGAAGAGAGTACACAATCTCTATGAAAGGAGATAAAGATATTTTTTATCCTTTTTTTGGGGAGAATGGTTATGTAAATATTGCTGAAAAACTTTTTTTTAATCCATTTAGAACTGATGTAAAAGAGGGACAATTAGGTAAAAAAAGAGTTTCAAATCCATATTATAAAAAAGAGAAAATAAGAATTGATTCTATCTCTTTTAGGTTTGTTGGATTATACGATACAGTTTCACACTATGGCTTAACTCAAGATGATGATTCTAAAGATTTAAATTTAGACTTTTATAAAGATGGAAATGATAAAAAAGTAGGGCAGGTTGTTCATCTAATGGCAGATGATGAATATAGATTTAATTTTGATGCTTATTCTATTTTCCCTACTATAAATAAAAGTTTTAGGAAACAGGATAAAAAGTTATGCAAAGGTGGTTACAAATTTGAAGAGTACTATATTCCAGGAGCCCATGCAGATATTGGAGGTGGGTACAATATCTCAAATGAAACTATTTTTATAGCTAAACAGTTATCAAAAAGTTCAGAAATTCCTACTGAATTAAAAAGTAAAATAATAGCTTGGAATAAAAAATATAGTTGGTTAAATTCTGATAATTTTACTATATCAACAATAAATAGAAAAAAAGATTTTGAAAATTTAGAAAAAGATGGTTTCTATTATATTTCAAGATTCTTACCAAATAGTTCACAATATATTATATATGTTTATATGCATAAAGCAAAAGTTTCAAATAAATATGAGTATGTGGCTTTAAGGCTAATGCACAATCGTGCTATCTATCAAGATGTAACTGAAAAGTTAGTGGACAAAAAAGATATTAACCCTTTTGAAAGAGTCCCTTTAGGAGATCTATCTTCATATAGATTTTCTGATAGTGATACTCTAATAGAGGCATCCACGGCTTTAGAAGAGAATAAGGAGCTAAAAATCTATAAAAAAGATCTATATCAAAAATTAAAAGATGATTATCTTCATCACTCTTCAAAAAATGATAGTTTTGTAAATAGAGCTTCAAATGAAGAGAAAGAAAATAGTGATTTTTATGGCAGAAGAGTAATTTATACTGCATCTGGTTCAAAGTTTACAAGGGTTTAG
- a CDS encoding tetratricopeptide repeat protein, whose translation MSNDITIGRAYFKVKDSIVKQTLKILFLTLSVFLFTAYADEKNIELKTSSYNIEKCNKDTYTTQDLDTYNQLIKDGEIQGYNCIGLYYMRAKDYDKAEEYFNKGKDKGSIESYAQLGSLYSSFLNDKEKAIEYYTIAANKGHGKAAHNLGVIYDKRFNFKEAIKWYEKSFEKGDTFSLLAIGHIYRKQKKYDKAIETFEEVGKLGNSKGYDNLALFYMIEKSHLDFQKAEVYFLKAIEMGNIDSVWGLGTLYEEDLKDYDNAIKWYKKGFELGSKESVTRLGLIYAEKFRNYENAIKWYKKGFEELNCIECASDIGYTYQIDLKDYENAIKWYTKAYSLGSGKAANNLAYIYNYVYKDKDTAISWYKKAAKLGYQKSINKLKELGVPYE comes from the coding sequence ATGAGTAATGATATTACAATAGGAAGAGCCTACTTTAAAGTTAAGGATAGCATAGTGAAACAAACTCTAAAAATTCTCTTCCTAACACTAAGCGTATTTCTATTTACTGCTTATGCAGATGAAAAGAATATAGAACTGAAAACAAGTTCTTACAATATAGAAAAGTGTAATAAAGATACTTATACTACACAAGATTTAGACACATATAACCAACTAATAAAAGATGGTGAAATCCAAGGCTATAACTGTATAGGTCTTTATTATATGAGGGCAAAAGATTATGATAAAGCAGAAGAGTATTTTAATAAAGGAAAAGATAAAGGAAGTATTGAATCTTATGCTCAACTTGGTAGCTTATATTCTAGTTTTTTAAATGATAAAGAAAAAGCTATTGAATACTATACGATAGCTGCAAATAAAGGTCATGGTAAAGCTGCTCATAATCTAGGTGTAATATATGATAAAAGATTTAATTTTAAAGAAGCGATAAAATGGTATGAAAAATCTTTTGAAAAAGGGGATACTTTCTCTTTGCTTGCAATTGGACATATCTATAGAAAGCAAAAAAAATATGATAAAGCAATAGAAACTTTTGAAGAGGTAGGAAAACTTGGAAATTCAAAAGGTTATGATAATTTAGCATTATTTTATATGATTGAAAAAAGTCATCTAGATTTTCAAAAAGCAGAAGTATACTTTTTGAAAGCTATTGAGATGGGGAATATTGATTCTGTTTGGGGACTTGGAACTTTGTATGAAGAAGATTTAAAAGATTATGATAATGCAATAAAATGGTATAAAAAAGGTTTTGAACTAGGAAGTAAGGAGTCTGTAACAAGGTTAGGGCTTATTTATGCAGAAAAGTTTAGAAATTATGAAAATGCAATTAAATGGTATAAAAAAGGTTTTGAAGAATTAAACTGTATTGAGTGTGCATCTGATATAGGATATACATATCAAATAGATTTAAAAGATTATGAAAATGCAATTAAATGGTATACAAAAGCCTATTCTTTAGGAAGTGGAAAAGCTGCTAATAATTTAGCTTATATTTATAATTACGTATATAAAGATAAAGATACTGCAATATCTTGGTATAAAAAAGCTGCAAAGCTTGGATATCAAAAATCAATAAATAAGTTAAAAGAGTTAGGAGTACCTTATGAGTAA